The following are from one region of the Halorussus rarus genome:
- a CDS encoding DHH family phosphoesterase, producing MASTDTSGEADTVVYDLDPDCTLEDVEEGNYYHATVNGVVDYGVFVDLSQSVSGLAHESNYEGSYEVGDDLVVELTEILENGDLSFDPVELDEYETVAVDHDYDVSDAGELGDAVGDTVHLEGEVVQIKQTGGPTIFHVSDETGVVPCAAFEEAGVRAYPDVEIDDVVRITGLVEERDNSLQVEVDNLDVLTEDDAADVRERLEAALEERAEPHETEPLVEWPALTQMFPDLEKVAKQLRRTVLESRPIRVRHHADGDGMCASIPVQYALERFIEDTHQNPEAKRHLFKRLPSKAPFYEMEDVTRDLNFALEDQARHGQKLPLLLMLDNGSTAEDVPAYKNLAHYDIPIVVVDHHHPDPEAVEPYVDNHVNPYLYDEDYRITTGMMCVELARMIWPPITEELRHVPAVAGVCDRSKADAMTDYVELAESEGYEESFIREIGEALDYEAHWLKYDAGRNLINDVLNVGNGDGDERHRELVSFLSETAESEVDDQLEAAMPHVEHERLDSDAHLYRIDVENHAHRFTYPAPGKTTGEIHDRKVEETGEPVITIGYGPDFAVLRSDGVRLDIPEMVSELNEEVVGGGVSGGGHLVVGSIKFVPGMREEVLDALVEKMADAEIDEELQSTTVGHEQDD from the coding sequence ATGGCATCTACCGACACCTCCGGCGAGGCCGACACCGTCGTCTACGACCTCGACCCGGACTGCACCCTCGAGGACGTCGAAGAGGGTAACTACTACCACGCCACCGTCAACGGCGTGGTCGACTACGGCGTGTTCGTCGACCTCTCCCAATCGGTCTCCGGACTCGCCCACGAGTCGAACTACGAGGGCAGCTACGAGGTCGGCGACGACCTCGTGGTCGAACTGACCGAGATACTGGAGAACGGCGACCTGAGCTTCGACCCGGTCGAACTCGACGAGTACGAGACCGTCGCGGTCGACCACGACTACGACGTCTCGGACGCGGGCGAACTCGGCGACGCCGTCGGCGACACCGTCCACCTCGAGGGCGAGGTCGTCCAGATCAAGCAGACCGGCGGCCCGACCATCTTCCACGTCAGCGACGAGACCGGCGTCGTCCCCTGCGCGGCGTTCGAGGAGGCCGGCGTCCGGGCCTACCCCGACGTCGAGATCGACGACGTGGTCCGCATCACCGGCCTCGTCGAGGAGCGGGACAACTCCCTCCAGGTCGAGGTCGACAACCTCGACGTGCTGACCGAGGACGACGCCGCGGACGTCCGCGAACGCCTCGAGGCCGCTCTCGAGGAGCGGGCCGAGCCCCACGAGACCGAGCCCCTCGTCGAGTGGCCCGCGCTGACCCAGATGTTCCCCGACCTCGAGAAGGTCGCCAAGCAGCTCCGCCGGACCGTGCTCGAGAGCCGTCCGATCCGGGTGCGCCACCACGCCGATGGCGACGGGATGTGCGCCTCGATTCCGGTCCAGTACGCCCTCGAGCGGTTCATCGAGGACACCCACCAGAACCCCGAGGCCAAGCGCCACCTGTTCAAGCGCCTGCCGAGCAAGGCGCCGTTCTACGAGATGGAGGACGTCACGCGGGACCTCAACTTCGCGCTGGAGGATCAGGCCCGCCACGGCCAGAAGCTCCCGCTCCTGCTGATGCTCGACAACGGCAGCACCGCCGAGGACGTCCCGGCGTACAAGAACCTCGCGCACTACGACATCCCCATCGTGGTCGTCGACCACCACCACCCCGACCCCGAGGCGGTCGAGCCCTACGTCGACAACCACGTCAATCCGTACCTCTACGACGAGGACTACCGCATCACGACCGGGATGATGTGCGTCGAGCTCGCCCGGATGATCTGGCCGCCGATCACCGAGGAGCTCCGCCACGTCCCCGCGGTCGCGGGCGTCTGCGACCGGTCGAAGGCCGACGCGATGACCGACTACGTCGAGCTCGCCGAGTCGGAGGGGTACGAGGAGTCGTTCATCCGGGAGATCGGCGAGGCGCTCGACTACGAGGCCCACTGGCTCAAGTACGACGCCGGCCGCAACCTCATCAACGACGTGCTGAACGTGGGCAACGGCGACGGCGACGAGCGCCACCGCGAGCTGGTCTCGTTCCTCTCGGAGACCGCCGAGTCCGAGGTCGACGACCAGCTCGAGGCCGCCATGCCCCACGTCGAGCACGAGCGCCTCGACAGCGACGCCCACCTCTACCGCATCGACGTCGAGAACCACGCCCACCGGTTCACCTACCCCGCGCCGGGCAAGACCACCGGCGAGATCCACGACCGGAAGGTCGAGGAGACCGGCGAACCGGTCATCACCATCGGCTACGGGCCGGACTTCGCGGTCCTCCGGAGCGACGGCGTGCGCCTCGACATCCCCGAGATGGTCTCGGAGCTCAACGAGGAGGTCGTGGGCGGCGGCGTCTCGGGCGGCGGCCACCTCGTCGTCGGCTCCATCAAGTTCGTGCCGGGGATGCGCGAGGAGGTGCTCGACGCCCTGGTCGAGAAGATGGCCGACGCCGAGATAGACGAGGAGCTCCAGAGCACGACCGTCGGCCACGAACAGGACGACTGA
- a CDS encoding Mov34/MPN/PAD-1 family protein: MRLFRSSEILGIAEDALQFGLAASEDAHPHEYMGFLRGEDARSLGLEREGTVITDVLVIPGTESNPVSATVKTSMIPNDFNSVGSVHSHPNGVLKPSKEDLATFGKGKVHIIIGYPYDDEDWQAFDREGEPTELDVLDVSLPEGESFFDFTQADIDAELDYDLREDPE, translated from the coding sequence ATGCGGTTGTTCCGGTCGAGCGAGATACTCGGCATCGCCGAGGACGCCCTCCAGTTCGGGCTCGCGGCGTCCGAGGACGCCCACCCCCACGAGTACATGGGCTTCCTCCGGGGCGAGGACGCCCGGTCGCTCGGGCTCGAGCGCGAGGGGACGGTCATCACCGACGTGCTGGTCATCCCGGGCACCGAGTCCAACCCCGTGAGTGCCACGGTCAAGACCAGCATGATCCCCAACGACTTCAACTCCGTCGGGTCTGTCCACTCCCACCCGAACGGCGTCCTCAAGCCGAGCAAGGAGGACCTCGCCACGTTCGGCAAGGGGAAGGTCCACATCATCATCGGCTACCCCTACGACGACGAGGACTGGCAAGCGTTCGACCGGGAGGGCGAGCCCACCGAGCTCGACGTCCTCGACGTGTCGCTGCCCGAGGGCGAGTCGTTCTTCGACTTCACGCAGGCCGACATCGACGCCGAACTCGACTACGACCTCCGCGAGGACCCCGAATGA
- a CDS encoding adenylyltransferase/cytidyltransferase family protein yields MTHVIAQGTFDLLHPGHVHYLRDAAAFGDRLTVIVARRENVTHKEPPILPNRQRRDVVAAVDAVDDAVVGHPEDIFAPIEELDPDVIVLGHDQHHDEAAIEDELANRGVDCEVRRASPREPEYDGELLSTGRIIDRILEERGDR; encoded by the coding sequence ATGACGCACGTCATCGCACAGGGCACCTTCGACCTCCTCCACCCCGGCCACGTCCACTACCTCCGGGACGCCGCCGCGTTCGGCGACCGGCTCACCGTCATCGTCGCCCGCCGGGAGAACGTCACCCACAAGGAGCCGCCGATTCTGCCGAACCGCCAGCGCCGGGACGTCGTCGCCGCGGTCGACGCGGTCGACGACGCCGTCGTGGGCCACCCCGAGGACATCTTCGCGCCCATCGAGGAGCTCGACCCCGACGTCATCGTCCTGGGCCACGACCAGCACCACGACGAGGCCGCCATCGAGGACGAGCTCGCCAACCGGGGCGTCGACTGCGAGGTCCGGCGCGCCAGTCCGCGCGAGCCCGAGTACGACGGCGAACTGCTCTCGACCGGCCGCATCATCGACCGGATCCTCGAGGAACGGGGCGACCGCTGA